Proteins encoded together in one bacterium window:
- a CDS encoding transcriptional repressor yields MKKEKHGIDLKDSNLKVTPQRVAVLEALNNLKNHPTADKIKEYVVKNHPNIAVGTIYKTLETFVEKGLVKKVKTEKDVMRYDAILDNHHHLYCEDTERIEDFFDDQLNGMLEEYFRKKKIPNFKVKDIKLQIIGTFNNKKFN; encoded by the coding sequence ATGAAAAAAGAAAAACACGGCATTGACTTGAAAGACAGCAATTTAAAAGTCACTCCGCAAAGAGTTGCTGTTCTTGAAGCATTAAATAATTTAAAAAATCATCCCACCGCAGACAAAATAAAAGAATATGTTGTTAAAAATCATCCCAACATCGCTGTTGGAACGATCTACAAAACTCTCGAGACATTTGTTGAAAAAGGTTTGGTCAAAAAAGTAAAGACTGAAAAAGATGTGATGAGATATGATGCAATACTTGATAATCATCATCACTTGTATTGTGAAGACACGGAACGTATTGAAGATTTTTTTGATGATCAGCTGAATGGGATGCTTGAGGAATATTTCAGAAAGAAGAAAATACCCAACTTCAAAGTAAAAGATATTAAGCTTCAGATAATTGGAACATTCAATAATAAAAAATTTAATTAA
- the katG gene encoding catalase/peroxidase HPI produces the protein MSDESKCPVTGRTSFGRGTSNKEWWPNQLNLGILHQHHPASNPMDKKFDYAKEFSKLDYKALKKDLYELMTNSQDWWPADWGHYGGLFIRMAWHSAGTYRTADGRGGGGTGNQRFAPVNSWPDNGNLDKARRLLWPIKQKYGNKISWADLMILAGNAALESMGFKTFGFGGGREDIWQPEEDIYWGAEKEWLATSDKPQSRYSGDRELENPLAAVQMGLIYVNPEGPDGNPDPVASGRDVRETFKRMAMNDEETVALTAGGHTFGKMHGAGDASLVGPEPEAAPIEEQGFGWINKLGDGKGKYTNTSGLEGAWKPNPTKWDMGYFDMLFGYEWEKVKSPAGAWQWQAKDVKPEHMIPDAHDPSKKHPPTMTTADLSLRFDPIYEPISRRFHKDPKAFADAFARAWFKLTHRDMGPKARYLGPEVPKENLIWQDPIPAVNHKLINKKDIDGLKKKIIDSGLLISELVYTAWSAASTFRGSDMRGGASGARIRLEPQKDWEVNQPEQLEKVLKVFKNIQKEFNKRKDGKKISLADLIVLGGCAAVEAAAKAAGHKIEVPFTPGRMDASQAQTDIESFEYMEPEADGFRNYQKRAYTITPEEMLIDKAQLLTLSAPEMTVLVGGMRVLGANYNGTKHGVFTDEVGKLTNDFFVNLLDMNTVWKPITNDIDAYEGRDRKTGKVKWTGTRVDLIFGSNSQLRALAEVYAQDDVKVKFVKDFVAAWNKVMNLDRFDVK, from the coding sequence ATGAGTGATGAAAGCAAATGTCCCGTAACCGGAAGAACTTCTTTCGGCAGGGGAACATCAAATAAAGAATGGTGGCCAAACCAATTAAACCTGGGAATACTTCACCAGCACCATCCGGCATCAAACCCGATGGATAAAAAATTTGACTATGCAAAAGAATTCAGCAAGCTGGATTACAAAGCTCTCAAAAAAGATTTGTACGAGTTGATGACCAACTCACAGGATTGGTGGCCTGCAGATTGGGGTCATTATGGTGGACTTTTTATTCGAATGGCGTGGCACAGTGCTGGTACTTATCGAACAGCCGATGGACGTGGAGGAGGAGGAACTGGCAACCAACGTTTTGCACCAGTTAACAGCTGGCCTGACAATGGCAACCTGGACAAAGCACGTCGTTTGCTATGGCCAATCAAACAGAAATATGGAAATAAAATTTCCTGGGCTGACTTGATGATATTAGCCGGCAATGCTGCACTTGAATCAATGGGTTTCAAAACTTTTGGCTTTGGTGGAGGACGCGAAGATATCTGGCAGCCCGAAGAAGACATCTACTGGGGTGCTGAAAAGGAATGGTTAGCAACAAGTGACAAACCTCAAAGCCGTTATTCGGGTGACAGGGAATTGGAAAACCCTTTGGCTGCAGTTCAGATGGGACTTATTTATGTGAATCCTGAAGGCCCTGATGGAAATCCTGATCCGGTTGCTTCTGGTCGTGATGTACGCGAAACATTTAAAAGAATGGCAATGAATGATGAAGAAACGGTTGCCTTGACTGCTGGTGGGCACACATTTGGTAAAATGCACGGAGCTGGTGATGCAAGCTTAGTTGGTCCGGAACCGGAAGCTGCGCCGATAGAAGAGCAAGGATTCGGATGGATAAATAAATTAGGAGACGGCAAAGGTAAATACACAAACACAAGTGGCCTCGAAGGTGCGTGGAAACCAAATCCAACAAAATGGGATATGGGTTATTTCGATATGCTCTTCGGTTATGAGTGGGAAAAAGTTAAAAGTCCTGCTGGTGCATGGCAATGGCAAGCTAAAGATGTTAAACCCGAACATATGATTCCTGATGCGCACGATCCTTCAAAGAAACATCCACCGACAATGACAACTGCTGATCTATCTTTACGCTTCGATCCAATCTACGAACCTATTTCCAGAAGATTCCACAAAGACCCAAAAGCGTTTGCGGATGCATTTGCAAGAGCGTGGTTTAAACTTACGCATCGTGATATGGGACCAAAAGCTCGTTACCTTGGACCTGAAGTTCCTAAAGAAAATTTAATCTGGCAGGATCCAATACCTGCAGTTAACCACAAGCTTATCAATAAAAAAGATATCGATGGGCTTAAAAAGAAAATTATAGATTCAGGTTTATTAATTTCAGAACTGGTTTATACTGCGTGGTCTGCTGCATCAACTTTTCGTGGTTCGGATATGCGCGGTGGAGCTAGCGGTGCCCGCATTCGCCTGGAGCCTCAAAAGGATTGGGAAGTTAACCAGCCTGAACAACTTGAAAAAGTACTAAAAGTATTTAAGAACATTCAGAAAGAGTTTAACAAACGTAAAGACGGTAAGAAAATTTCTCTAGCAGATCTGATTGTTCTTGGTGGATGTGCTGCAGTTGAAGCTGCTGCTAAAGCTGCAGGACACAAAATTGAAGTTCCCTTCACTCCGGGAAGAATGGATGCATCCCAAGCTCAGACTGATATTGAGTCATTCGAATACATGGAACCTGAAGCAGATGGTTTCCGTAACTATCAGAAAAGAGCTTACACCATAACACCAGAAGAGATGCTGATTGACAAAGCGCAGCTTCTTACATTAAGTGCACCTGAAATGACCGTGCTTGTCGGCGGAATGCGCGTGCTTGGTGCAAACTATAATGGAACAAAACACGGTGTGTTCACAGATGAAGTTGGTAAACTGACAAATGACTTCTTTGTAAACCTGCTTGATATGAATACTGTTTGGAAACCAATAACTAATGACATTGATGCATATGAAGGACGTGATCGTAAAACAGGAAAAGTTAAGTGGACAGGAACCCGTGTTGATTTAATCTTCGGCTCAAACTCACAGCTTCGTGCACTTGCAGAAGTCTATGCGCAGGACGATGTAAAAGTGAAGTTCGTAAAGGATTTTGTTGCAGCCTGGAACAAAGTTATGAACCTTGATCGATTCGATGTGAAGTAA